A single genomic interval of Gouania willdenowi chromosome 22, fGouWil2.1, whole genome shotgun sequence harbors:
- the LOC114456145 gene encoding uncharacterized protein LOC114456145 isoform X1: MKSVVRCYLSLPFIIVVQCKLSCRPYQKDGLTHYLLLDPEGVLDPKPTDCHVSFHHKNGTNIFNLNDSKPPYVINVTSNGLTTTKCIPFIGIMHNCISERILYDLNDVPCNISCSETTPSTVDQSIKPTPSTVVQSIKPTPSTVDQSIKPTPSTVVQSIKPTPSTVNQRNRLFLLLPIGLVVLVIVAIVVLLWMGPEIGFSMFKRFYTSVMTTNEEHQANDIELGEVN; encoded by the exons ATGAAATCCGTCGTTCGCT GTTATCTTTCTCTACCATTTATAATAGTAGTACAATGTAAACTATCTTGCCGTCCCTATCAGAAGGATGGTCTCACACACTACCTGTTGTTAGACCCAGAGGGGGTTTTGGATCCCAAACCCACCGACTGTCATGTTTCATTTCATCATAAAAAC GGCACTAATATCTTCAACCTGAACGACTCTAAACCCCCTTACGTGATAAATGTTACCAGCAATGGACTCACAACCACGAAATGTATTCCATTTATTGGCATCATGCACAACTGCATCTCAGag AGGATTCTATATGATCTAAATGATGTACCATGTAACA TCAGCTGTAGTGAAACAACTCCCTCCACTGTGGATCAAAGCATCAAACCCACTCCCTCCACTGTGGTTCAAAGCATCAAACCCACTCCCTCCACTGTGGATCAAAGCATCAAACCCACTCCCTCCACTGTGGTTCAAAGCATCAAACCCACTCCCTCCACTGTGAATCAAA GAAACCGTCTATTTCTCCTCTTGCCCATTGGACTTGTGGTGCTGGTCATTGTTGCCATTGTTGTGCTTCTATGGATGGGACCGGAAATCGG GTTCTCCATGTTCAAAAGATTCTACACGTCTGTGATGACAACCAACGAGGAACACCAAGCAAACGACATTGAGCTTGGAGAAGTGAATTAG
- the LOC114456145 gene encoding uncharacterized protein LOC114456145 isoform X2, translating to MHNCISERILYDLNDVPCNISCSETTPSTVDQSIKPTPSTVVQSIKPTPSTVDQSIKPTPSTVVQSIKPTPSTVNQRNRLFLLLPIGLVVLVIVAIVVLLWMGPEIGFSMFKRFYTSVMTTNEEHQANDIELGEVN from the exons ATGCACAACTGCATCTCAGag AGGATTCTATATGATCTAAATGATGTACCATGTAACA TCAGCTGTAGTGAAACAACTCCCTCCACTGTGGATCAAAGCATCAAACCCACTCCCTCCACTGTGGTTCAAAGCATCAAACCCACTCCCTCCACTGTGGATCAAAGCATCAAACCCACTCCCTCCACTGTGGTTCAAAGCATCAAACCCACTCCCTCCACTGTGAATCAAA GAAACCGTCTATTTCTCCTCTTGCCCATTGGACTTGTGGTGCTGGTCATTGTTGCCATTGTTGTGCTTCTATGGATGGGACCGGAAATCGG GTTCTCCATGTTCAAAAGATTCTACACGTCTGTGATGACAACCAACGAGGAACACCAAGCAAACGACATTGAGCTTGGAGAAGTGAATTAG